In Deinococcus maricopensis DSM 21211, one genomic interval encodes:
- a CDS encoding STM4015 family protein, which produces MAIGEHLTQFGGFDVTAWRPGEALPDPAMQIARLFVEWDDEQSWVEQFRAFLELPGVERTRGLVVGWWGVDDSEAEPVDVVEALAGARERLPELHVLFFGDVTYEENEVSWIQNTDLSPLLAAYPRLTHLGVRGGNGLTLGPLRSDALRHLVIQAGGLSSDVVREVMTADLPNLEHLEVYLGTENYGSTATVEDLTPILDGARFPKLRYLGLKDSDHQDQIAQVLADAPVLDGLHTLDLSLGTLSDEGAAALVTSERVRRLQRLDLQHHFCTPEMMARLEALGIEVDLGDAQDPDDEWRFVALGE; this is translated from the coding sequence ATGGCCATTGGTGAGCACCTGACGCAGTTCGGTGGGTTCGACGTGACCGCCTGGAGGCCCGGCGAGGCGCTGCCTGACCCGGCGATGCAGATCGCGCGTCTGTTCGTGGAGTGGGACGATGAGCAGAGCTGGGTGGAGCAGTTCCGGGCGTTCTTGGAGTTGCCGGGGGTGGAGCGCACGCGCGGCCTGGTGGTCGGCTGGTGGGGCGTGGACGACAGTGAGGCGGAGCCGGTCGACGTCGTGGAGGCGCTGGCCGGGGCGCGTGAGCGCCTGCCGGAGTTGCACGTGTTGTTCTTCGGGGACGTCACGTACGAGGAGAACGAGGTGTCGTGGATTCAGAACACGGACCTGTCTCCCCTGCTGGCCGCGTACCCGCGCCTGACGCACCTGGGCGTGCGCGGCGGGAACGGCCTGACGCTCGGGCCGCTGCGTTCGGACGCGCTCCGGCACCTCGTCATTCAGGCGGGCGGTCTGAGCAGCGATGTGGTGCGTGAAGTCATGACGGCGGACCTGCCGAACCTGGAGCACCTGGAGGTGTACCTCGGTACGGAGAATTACGGCTCGACAGCCACCGTGGAGGACCTCACGCCAATTCTGGACGGCGCGCGCTTCCCGAAATTACGGTACCTGGGCCTGAAGGACAGCGATCATCAGGACCAGATCGCGCAGGTCCTCGCGGACGCGCCGGTGCTGGACGGGCTGCACACGCTGGACCTGTCGCTCGGCACGCTCAGTGATGAGGGGGCGGCGGCGCTCGTCACCAGTGAGCGCGTGCGGCGGCTGCAGCGGCTGGACCTGCAGCATCACTTCTGCACGCCGGAGATGATGGCGCGGCTGGAGGCGCTCGGCATCGAGGTGGACCTCGGGGACGCGCAGGACCCGGATGACGAGTGGCGGTTCGTGGCGCTGGGCGAATGA
- a CDS encoding STM4015 family protein, translating into MHQTYGNMDAFGGFEVVQWVPGDPLGDPARQIHRLSTDYNGELSWADLLGAYLQQPGVERMAGLVVGYWSTDILIESNPVEQMVTPLLAAAPQLRDLRVLFINDIASEESEVSWIENTDLGGVLRAFPQLVHVGVRGGNNLRLSDLALPEVRTLVIESGGVTSELVRDVMQADLPNLEHLEVYLGTEEYGATSTIEDVTPILDGTRFPKLRYLGLKNSDHQDQLAQVLVTAPVVARLEVLDLSMGVLTDEGGRALLQSGTLGHLRKLDLNFNWLSDAMVEELQAWADAHGVELDVDEQQDDDDWRYVALGE; encoded by the coding sequence GTGCATCAAACTTACGGCAACATGGACGCGTTCGGCGGGTTTGAAGTGGTGCAGTGGGTGCCTGGCGATCCGCTGGGTGATCCAGCGCGGCAGATTCACCGCCTGAGCACGGATTACAACGGGGAGCTGTCCTGGGCGGACCTGCTGGGCGCGTACCTGCAGCAGCCGGGCGTGGAGCGCATGGCGGGGCTGGTGGTGGGGTACTGGTCGACGGACATCCTCATTGAAAGCAACCCGGTCGAGCAGATGGTGACGCCGCTGCTGGCCGCCGCGCCGCAACTGCGGGACCTCCGCGTACTGTTCATCAATGACATCGCCTCCGAGGAGAGTGAGGTCTCATGGATTGAGAACACCGACCTGGGCGGCGTGCTGCGCGCGTTCCCGCAGTTGGTGCACGTGGGGGTGCGGGGGGGGAATAACCTGCGCCTGTCCGACCTCGCGCTGCCTGAGGTGCGGACGCTGGTGATCGAGTCGGGCGGCGTCACGTCCGAACTGGTGCGGGACGTGATGCAGGCGGACCTGCCGAACCTGGAGCACCTGGAGGTGTACCTCGGCACGGAGGAGTACGGAGCGACGAGCACCATCGAGGATGTCACGCCGATTCTGGATGGGACGCGCTTCCCGAAATTGCGGTACCTGGGCCTGAAGAACAGCGACCATCAGGATCAGCTCGCGCAGGTGCTGGTGACGGCGCCGGTCGTGGCGCGCCTGGAGGTGCTGGACCTCTCGATGGGGGTCCTCACGGACGAGGGCGGGCGGGCGCTGCTGCAGAGCGGCACGCTCGGGCACCTGCGCAAACTGGACCTGAACTTCAACTGGCTGTCGGACGCGATGGTGGAGGAGCTTCAGGCGTGGGCGGACGCGCACGGCGTCGAGCTGGACGTGGACGAGCAGCAGGATGATGACGACTGGCGCTACGTCGCCCTGGGGGAATGA
- a CDS encoding GGDEF domain-containing protein, with the protein MDQLFVNFCVMVTFAFFRSFTFITAQHTDAAALQAWRAAITVANALLLCHYGLVVQGVSVDLGNAPIAAFAFSNGPLAALAAAAPLLAYRAVQAPTDALDAVMSTLLSIVAVMVIRTLRRHHGPPTPLEGVRNALGLFAVATLPAFLPAVSGQRSPADLWAPYLTEVIGSALALNIITAVMRAHFQVVHKTERYRTLMQLDPLTQLFNRRKFDEDIQQAPSPAYLLLLDLDHFKRVNDTHGHDAGDEVLRVTAQVLREAVRESDRVYRLGGEELAVLLAPCAAEAARGIAERIRRNVEQDVAARTGLPEPVTLSGGLMAVHGDQRTLLRAVDALLYTAKAAGRNRIATAPSTPAPVVVPGDVGERRPAAEEPVMSPARGGAAGG; encoded by the coding sequence ATGGATCAGCTGTTCGTGAATTTCTGCGTCATGGTGACCTTCGCGTTCTTTCGGTCCTTCACGTTCATCACGGCGCAGCACACGGACGCGGCGGCCCTGCAGGCCTGGCGAGCGGCCATCACGGTCGCCAATGCGCTGCTCCTGTGCCACTACGGCCTTGTCGTTCAGGGCGTCTCCGTGGACCTCGGCAACGCGCCCATCGCGGCGTTCGCGTTCAGCAACGGACCCCTCGCCGCCCTGGCGGCCGCCGCGCCCCTGCTGGCGTACCGCGCGGTGCAGGCGCCCACGGACGCCCTGGACGCAGTGATGAGCACCCTGCTGAGCATCGTCGCGGTCATGGTGATCCGCACACTCCGGCGTCACCACGGCCCGCCGACGCCCCTCGAAGGGGTCCGGAACGCGCTGGGGCTGTTCGCCGTCGCGACGCTGCCGGCCTTCCTTCCGGCTGTCAGCGGGCAGCGCAGTCCCGCTGACCTGTGGGCGCCGTACCTGACGGAAGTCATCGGGAGTGCCCTGGCGCTCAACATCATCACCGCGGTGATGCGGGCACACTTTCAGGTGGTTCACAAAACCGAACGGTACCGAACGCTGATGCAGCTCGACCCGCTGACGCAGCTGTTCAACCGGCGGAAATTCGACGAGGACATCCAGCAGGCGCCCTCGCCCGCCTACCTCCTGTTACTGGACCTCGACCATTTCAAACGCGTCAATGACACGCACGGGCATGATGCCGGCGACGAGGTCCTGCGGGTCACGGCGCAGGTCCTGCGCGAAGCGGTCCGGGAGTCCGACCGGGTGTACCGCCTCGGCGGCGAGGAGCTCGCCGTGCTGCTCGCGCCCTGCGCGGCAGAAGCCGCAAGAGGCATTGCCGAGCGTATCCGGCGCAACGTCGAGCAGGACGTCGCCGCGCGGACGGGCCTGCCTGAACCGGTCACGCTCTCCGGCGGCCTGATGGCCGTGCACGGTGATCAGCGGACGCTGCTGCGCGCTGTTGACGCGCTGCTGTACACCGCGAAAGCCGCCGGGCGGAACCGAATCGCCACGGCACCGTCCACCCCGGCACCTGTGGTCGTGCCCGGCGATGTCGGGGAGCGCCGCCCGGCAGCGGAAGAGCCCGTGATGAGTCCCGCGCGCGGAGGCGCCGCGGGGGGGTGA
- a CDS encoding class I SAM-dependent methyltransferase, translated as MAPEELERGLQAWREAVLNDPSARWDSPRDLSYWARVAERYEAARAPLPRTLRALRAYLRPDWTLLDAGAGTGRFTRPLADAVRHVTALDYSSAMLEVLGRNCPPNVTCHLGHFQDATVPPHDVVLCAWALYRSLDLRADVQALWRRTRQRLLILEDNGTAAPHVAWRRGPSRLPFARTDLIAGVLRACTPNVEVVQVQEERAQAFADPADLLAFARVPAEQREAFLSALSPYLTWTPQGLQYTYTSTVTLVTAQRTEPPA; from the coding sequence ATGGCGCCGGAAGAACTGGAGCGGGGGCTGCAGGCGTGGCGGGAAGCGGTGCTGAACGACCCGAGCGCCCGCTGGGACAGCCCGCGCGACCTGTCGTACTGGGCGCGGGTGGCCGAGCGGTACGAGGCTGCGCGGGCGCCACTGCCACGGACGCTGCGGGCCCTGCGGGCGTACCTGCGTCCGGACTGGACCCTGCTGGACGCCGGCGCCGGCACGGGTCGCTTCACGCGGCCCCTCGCGGACGCCGTGCGGCACGTGACCGCGCTCGATTACTCATCGGCGATGCTGGAGGTGCTCGGGCGGAACTGCCCGCCGAACGTGACGTGTCACCTGGGGCACTTTCAGGACGCCACCGTCCCCCCGCACGACGTGGTCCTGTGCGCCTGGGCGCTGTACCGCTCCCTGGATCTCCGCGCGGACGTGCAGGCGCTGTGGCGCCGCACGCGCCAGCGCCTGCTCATTCTGGAGGACAACGGCACTGCCGCGCCGCACGTGGCGTGGCGGCGCGGCCCGTCCCGGCTGCCCTTCGCGCGCACGGACCTGATTGCCGGGGTGCTGCGGGCGTGCACGCCGAACGTCGAGGTGGTGCAGGTGCAGGAGGAACGCGCGCAGGCGTTCGCGGACCCGGCGGACCTGCTGGCCTTCGCCCGCGTGCCCGCCGAGCAGCGCGAAGCGTTCCTGAGTGCCCTGAGTCCCTACCTGACCTGGACGCCGCAGGGCCTGCAGTACACGTACACGTCAACGGTCACCCTCGTCACCGCCCAGCGCACCGAACCGCCCGCCTGA
- a CDS encoding putative bifunctional diguanylate cyclase/phosphodiesterase yields MTTVPPTAVLTGVPLDVRHRIDTLNDEADAILMTSMQRARALAAEAYALAERAPYPEGATRALMLTGYSAYFLGHFDEARAAFERAAADAQALTLPGLTARSLSGLAITVARAGQYGEALEHHLACLRLVQSTGDELGQARSLNNIGNLHIELREHDQALQYHLEALEIARRIAHPLLLSSASINAAMDYHQLGRYEEALHLNEVTLQRALDAGYRQHEGLLHGNIAANLLELGRPEDALRAAQVAVALTEELGDRENGCDAQVVCGRALQRLGRLDEAQTYLKGALTLAEDLQVAQRQSEAHQHLADLLEAQGEHARALAHFRAHEQLHRQLIADVLRHKSQVLATQLQVERLSHRAAEEQLRNQELAQANAALQCAQAQLEHQTRHDALTGLLNRAAFEGTLHAAMQSGAPLGVLFIDLDRFKQVNDTLGHPAGDALLMLVADRLRQGVRDGDVVARQGGDEFIVLLRHVQDHADVELVAQRLLDALSLPVTLEGRTLVVTASIGMALFPHDGADVTTLHKHADLAMYSAKRDRRSVRRFQAALSDAAQERLNIEQDLRAALERDELQLHYQPVVPADGRGPCTVEALVRWQHPTLGLLLPARFLPIAEESDLMVGVGEWVLRAACAQLRAWRARWPDLRVSVNVAAQQLDAPDFAGRLTRLLAAHTLDADALELELPARVALDPAALPQYAALAGAGVRFAIDDFGTGYSSMSRLFQVPAQVLKIDRAVIADLLPVSAGRRSSTPLVRALITFAQEAGMQVVAEGVEQPAQARLLRAWNCDRLQGYAIARPMPSDALDAWLARPQRHGGEAPA; encoded by the coding sequence TTGACCACTGTTCCTCCCACTGCCGTGCTCACCGGCGTCCCCCTGGACGTCCGGCACCGCATTGACACGCTGAACGACGAGGCGGACGCCATCCTGATGACGTCCATGCAGCGCGCGCGCGCCCTGGCCGCCGAAGCGTACGCCCTCGCGGAACGCGCCCCGTACCCCGAGGGCGCGACGCGCGCGCTGATGCTCACCGGCTACAGCGCGTACTTCCTGGGGCACTTCGACGAGGCGCGCGCCGCATTCGAGCGCGCGGCGGCGGACGCGCAGGCGCTCACGCTGCCCGGCCTCACGGCCCGCAGCCTGAGCGGCCTGGCCATCACGGTCGCGCGCGCCGGGCAGTATGGCGAGGCGCTGGAACATCACCTGGCGTGCCTGCGCCTCGTGCAGTCCACCGGGGATGAACTCGGGCAGGCCCGCAGCCTGAACAACATCGGGAACCTCCACATCGAGCTCAGGGAGCACGACCAGGCGCTGCAGTACCACCTGGAGGCGCTGGAGATCGCGCGGCGCATCGCGCATCCGCTGCTGCTGTCCAGCGCGTCCATCAACGCCGCCATGGATTACCACCAGCTCGGCCGGTACGAGGAGGCGCTGCACCTGAATGAGGTGACGCTCCAGCGGGCGCTGGACGCCGGCTACCGGCAGCATGAGGGCCTGCTGCACGGGAACATCGCCGCGAACCTGCTGGAGCTGGGGCGCCCCGAGGACGCCCTGCGGGCCGCGCAGGTGGCGGTCGCCCTCACGGAGGAACTCGGGGACCGCGAGAACGGGTGTGACGCGCAGGTCGTGTGCGGACGGGCCCTGCAGCGGCTCGGGCGGCTGGACGAGGCGCAAACGTACCTCAAGGGCGCCCTGACCCTCGCGGAGGACCTGCAGGTCGCGCAGCGGCAGAGCGAGGCGCACCAGCACCTCGCGGACCTACTCGAAGCGCAGGGGGAGCATGCGCGGGCGCTCGCGCACTTCCGCGCGCACGAGCAGCTGCACCGGCAACTCATCGCCGACGTGCTGCGGCACAAGTCGCAGGTGCTGGCCACCCAGCTGCAGGTGGAGCGCCTGTCGCACCGCGCCGCCGAGGAGCAGCTCCGCAACCAGGAGCTCGCGCAGGCGAACGCCGCGCTGCAGTGCGCGCAGGCGCAACTGGAGCATCAAACCCGGCACGACGCCCTGACCGGCCTGCTGAACCGCGCCGCGTTCGAGGGGACGCTGCACGCCGCCATGCAATCAGGCGCGCCACTCGGCGTGCTGTTCATCGACCTCGACCGCTTCAAGCAGGTGAATGACACGCTCGGCCACCCCGCGGGCGACGCGCTGCTGATGCTGGTGGCCGACCGGCTCCGCCAGGGCGTCCGCGACGGGGACGTCGTGGCGCGGCAGGGCGGCGACGAGTTCATCGTGCTGCTCCGCCACGTGCAGGACCACGCGGACGTCGAACTGGTCGCCCAGCGCCTGCTCGACGCGCTGAGCCTGCCGGTCACGCTGGAGGGCCGCACGCTGGTCGTCACGGCGTCCATCGGCATGGCGCTGTTCCCGCACGATGGCGCGGACGTCACGACGCTGCACAAGCACGCGGACCTCGCCATGTACAGCGCCAAACGCGACCGGCGCAGCGTCCGCCGCTTCCAGGCGGCCCTCAGCGACGCCGCGCAGGAACGCCTGAACATCGAGCAGGACCTGCGCGCCGCCCTGGAGCGCGACGAACTGCAGCTGCATTACCAGCCGGTCGTGCCCGCGGACGGGCGCGGCCCCTGCACGGTCGAGGCGCTCGTGCGCTGGCAGCACCCCACGCTGGGGCTGCTCCTGCCCGCCCGGTTCCTGCCCATCGCGGAGGAAAGCGACCTGATGGTGGGCGTCGGCGAGTGGGTGCTGCGCGCCGCGTGCGCGCAGTTGCGCGCGTGGCGCGCCCGCTGGCCGGACCTGCGCGTCAGCGTCAATGTGGCCGCGCAGCAGCTCGACGCGCCGGATTTCGCGGGGCGCCTCACGCGGCTCCTCGCGGCGCACACGCTCGACGCAGACGCGCTGGAGTTGGAGTTGCCGGCCCGCGTGGCGCTCGACCCGGCCGCCCTGCCGCAGTACGCGGCCCTCGCGGGCGCCGGTGTCCGGTTCGCCATTGACGATTTCGGCACCGGGTATTCCAGCATGAGCCGCCTGTTTCAGGTGCCCGCGCAGGTCCTCAAGATCGACCGCGCGGTCATCGCCGACCTGCTGCCCGTCAGTGCTGGCCGCCGGTCCTCGACACCGCTGGTGCGCGCGCTGATCACCTTCGCGCAGGAAGCGGGCATGCAGGTCGTGGCGGAAGGCGTGGAGCAGCCCGCGCAGGCGCGCCTGCTGCGCGCCTGGAACTGCGACCGGCTGCAGGGGTACGCCATCGCGCGGCCCATGCCGAGCGACGCGCTGGACGCCTGGCTGGCGCGCCCACAGCGGCACGGGGGTGAGGCGCCCGCCTGA
- a CDS encoding FAD-dependent oxidoreductase: MITADLMRAVPLLRDLDDATCEQLAATAADIHLNPGEWLVQEGEVPAFYVLLSGELEVTKTSGGEAHVLNHYRPGDAFGEVPLLLGSAAVANLRATTESRVMRLEADDFHDLMAASERVASQVLRTMSRRVADLQRLALDAPTRPTLIVGARVDVACYGLREFFSRNRLPFRWVDPDEPATRAHLPSGAQGPYPLVVLPDGTVLHQPHPREVAEHVGLQTRPGTDRYDVVIVGGGPAGLAAAVYGASEGLCTMLVEREAPGGQAGTSTRIENYLGFPTGLSGDDLSGRALQQARRFGAEIVTTREVVALTPAHDGYTVTLDGGDAVHARTVILATGVAWRALPVEGAERLVGRGVYYGAARTEAPGTRGKDVYLIGGGNSAGQAAMHFSGYARRVTLLVRGPDLERSMSQYLIDQLRTKDNIHVCVQSEVTAVHGTAHLTRITVRDRARDEERDLDTDALFVFIGADARTDWLPGSVARDERGYVLTGLNVAAGAWPLPRDPFPLETTAPGVFAAGDVRHGSVKRVASSVGEGSMAIALIHQYLAAPTSPPLPPADGAPERP; the protein is encoded by the coding sequence ATGATCACCGCTGACCTGATGCGCGCCGTGCCGCTGCTGCGCGATCTGGACGACGCCACCTGCGAGCAGCTCGCCGCGACCGCAGCGGACATCCACCTGAACCCCGGTGAGTGGCTGGTGCAGGAGGGCGAGGTGCCGGCCTTCTACGTGCTGCTCAGCGGTGAGCTGGAAGTCACGAAGACCTCAGGCGGCGAGGCGCACGTCCTCAACCACTACCGTCCCGGCGACGCCTTCGGGGAGGTGCCGCTGCTGCTGGGGTCCGCCGCCGTCGCGAACCTGCGCGCCACCACCGAGTCGCGCGTCATGCGCCTCGAAGCGGACGACTTCCACGACCTGATGGCCGCGTCGGAACGGGTCGCGTCGCAGGTCCTGCGGACCATGTCGCGCCGCGTCGCGGACCTGCAGCGCCTCGCGCTGGACGCCCCCACGCGCCCCACGCTCATCGTCGGCGCGCGCGTGGACGTCGCCTGCTACGGCCTGCGGGAGTTCTTCTCCCGCAACCGACTGCCGTTCCGCTGGGTGGACCCCGACGAGCCGGCCACGCGCGCGCACCTGCCGAGCGGCGCGCAGGGGCCGTACCCGCTGGTGGTGCTGCCGGACGGCACGGTCCTGCACCAACCGCACCCGCGGGAGGTGGCGGAGCATGTGGGCCTGCAGACGCGCCCCGGCACCGACCGGTACGACGTCGTCATCGTCGGGGGCGGTCCGGCGGGCCTGGCCGCGGCGGTGTACGGCGCGTCGGAGGGGCTGTGCACCATGCTGGTGGAGCGCGAGGCGCCGGGCGGGCAGGCTGGAACGAGCACCCGCATCGAAAACTACCTGGGGTTCCCGACGGGCCTGTCCGGCGATGACCTCAGCGGGCGGGCGCTGCAGCAGGCGCGGCGCTTCGGGGCGGAAATCGTCACCACGCGCGAGGTGGTGGCCCTGACGCCGGCCCACGACGGGTACACCGTCACGCTGGACGGCGGCGACGCCGTCCACGCCCGCACGGTCATCCTGGCGACGGGCGTGGCGTGGCGTGCCCTGCCCGTGGAGGGCGCCGAGCGGCTCGTCGGGCGGGGCGTGTACTACGGCGCGGCGCGCACCGAGGCGCCCGGCACGCGCGGTAAGGACGTGTACCTGATCGGCGGCGGCAACTCCGCCGGGCAGGCCGCGATGCATTTCTCGGGGTACGCGCGGCGCGTCACGCTGCTCGTGCGCGGCCCGGACCTGGAGCGCAGCATGTCGCAGTACCTGATTGACCAGTTGCGCACCAAGGACAACATCCACGTGTGCGTGCAGTCGGAGGTGACGGCCGTGCACGGCACCGCGCACCTGACGCGCATCACCGTCCGCGACCGGGCGCGCGACGAGGAGCGTGACCTCGACACAGACGCGCTGTTCGTGTTCATCGGCGCGGACGCCCGCACGGACTGGCTGCCGGGCAGCGTCGCGCGTGACGAGCGCGGGTACGTCCTGACCGGCCTGAACGTCGCGGCGGGCGCGTGGCCGCTGCCGCGCGACCCGTTCCCGCTGGAGACGACCGCGCCGGGTGTGTTCGCCGCCGGGGACGTGCGGCACGGGTCCGTGAAGCGTGTCGCGTCCAGCGTCGGGGAGGGCAGCATGGCCATCGCGCTCATTCACCAGTACCTCGCCGCGCCGACCTCGCCGCCCCTCCCGCCGGCCGACGGCGCGCCCGAGCGCCCCTGA
- a CDS encoding alpha/beta hydrolase, protein MFPGFTLRTVRTPEATLRVRTGGEGPPLLLLHGHPQTHVMWHLVAPRLARHFTVVCPDLRGYGDSVGPPSTPDHEPASKRAMARDMLHLMRQLGHDRFRVAGHDRGGRVAYRLALDHPASVERLAVLDIIPTGDAWRRADRAFALTNWHWAFLAQPHPLPERLISANPGAFYYREGRERFAPDALADYERCVHRPEVIHAMCEDYRAGATLDDAHDRADRGVRRLRCPVLALWSAREELERWYDVLAVWRAWADDVRGRALDAGHYLAEEAPEEVAAELHAFFSA, encoded by the coding sequence ATGTTCCCTGGTTTCACGCTCCGCACTGTCCGCACGCCCGAAGCGACCCTGCGCGTCCGCACGGGCGGTGAAGGGCCGCCGCTGCTGCTGCTGCACGGCCACCCGCAGACGCACGTGATGTGGCACCTCGTCGCGCCGCGTCTCGCGCGGCACTTCACCGTCGTGTGCCCGGACCTGCGCGGGTACGGCGACAGTGTCGGCCCGCCCAGCACGCCCGACCACGAGCCCGCCTCGAAACGCGCCATGGCGCGCGACATGCTCCACCTGATGCGCCAGCTCGGCCATGACCGGTTCCGGGTGGCCGGGCACGACCGCGGCGGGCGCGTCGCGTACCGCCTCGCCCTCGATCATCCCGCGAGCGTGGAGCGCCTCGCCGTGCTCGACATCATCCCCACCGGCGACGCCTGGCGCCGCGCCGACCGCGCGTTCGCGCTCACGAACTGGCACTGGGCGTTCCTCGCGCAGCCCCACCCGCTGCCGGAGCGGCTCATCAGCGCGAACCCCGGCGCGTTCTACTACCGTGAGGGCCGCGAGCGCTTCGCGCCGGACGCGCTCGCCGACTACGAACGCTGCGTGCACCGCCCGGAAGTCATTCACGCCATGTGCGAGGACTACCGTGCGGGCGCCACCCTCGACGACGCGCACGACCGCGCCGACCGGGGCGTGCGGCGCCTCCGCTGCCCCGTGCTGGCGTTGTGGAGTGCCCGCGAGGAACTGGAGCGGTGGTACGACGTGCTGGCCGTGTGGCGCGCGTGGGCGGACGACGTGCGCGGCCGCGCCCTCGACGCCGGGCATTACCTCGCCGAGGAGGCCCCCGAAGAGGTCGCGGCGGAACTGCACGCGTTCTTCAGCGCATGA